Part of the Spirochaetota bacterium genome is shown below.
GACCGCCACCGACCTCGCCGATTACCTGGCCGCGAAGGGCGTCCCGTTCCGCAGTGCGCACGAGATCGTGGGGAGCCTGGTCCGTCACTGCGAGGACAGTGAAATTAATTTCTTCGAGCTTCCGCTCGATGTGCTCAAGGGATTCAGTACGGCGTTCGGCGACGACATACGCGAGGTGCTCAATCCGGAAACCTCGCCGGAGCGCAAGCTTTCGAAGGGAAGCACCGCGCGGCCGGAGGTGGAAACCCAGATCGTACTCATCCGGGAGCGCCTGGAGGCGATAAGGGATGATTGACGCGCTCACCGGCCTCCCGCTCGACCACCCCGTAACGGTCATGGTCCGCCTCCTGGTGGCCATGCTTGCGGGCTTCATGGTCGGCTACGAGCGCGAGCAGCATTTCCAGCCCGCGGGCCTGCGCACCCACATGGTGCTTGCGCTGGGCTCCTGCATGATCATGCTTACGTCCATCTACATCCCGCTCGATTTCATGAAGATGTCCCCGGGCTCTGACCCCGGACGCCTCGCCGCGCAGGTGATCAGCGGCATAGGCTTCCTGGGCGCGGGGGCGATATTCCGGTTCGGCTTTACCGTGCGCGGCCTCACCACCGCGGCCTCGATCTGGACCATCTCCGGCGTAGGGCTCGCGATCGGCGCCGGATTCTATTTCCTGGGGATGCTCTCCACCGTATTGCTCGTCGTCATCCTCCAGTTTTTCGACCGCATCGAGGACCGGTTCTTCGCCCACAAAGACATGCGCGTGCTTACCGTGGTGATAAACTCCAGGCTCCTGAGCCCCAAGCAGGTTATCGAGCAGGTGAAGCGGTTCGACATCTCCATCCGCAGCACCTCGGTCACCGAGGACGTGGAGGCGGGGACCACGGAGATCGTCCTGAACTGCCGCATCGACGAGGATTTCAGCATACGCCTGCTCTTCGAAGCCATCAAGGCGCTCGATCACATCAAGACGCTGCGGATCGAGTAGGGGAATGAGAAACCACCTGCATGAAATCCTGACGGCCCTGGTCGGGCGACACGTCCGTTTTATCGTGTGCGGGGGCGTCGCGCTTGTGCTCCATGGCATTGAACGGATGACGCTCGATATCGATCTCTCGGTGGATTTCGAGAGGGACAACCTTAAGCGATTTCTCGAGGTCATGACGGAGTTGAACCTTGTACCGCGGGTCCCCGTCCCCGCGGAAACGCTGCTGGACGAAGAAAAGCGGGCAATAATGATCGAGCAGAAACACGCGCTGGTATTCACCTTTCTGGATACAGGAAACCCCTACAGGCAGGTGGATGTTTTTCTCACAGAAAAAAATCGTTTTGAAAACCTGATAGATGATACGGTGGAGGCCGATATTGGGGGGGCGGTGATTAAAGTCGTGTCGGTCGGCAAACTAATCGAGATGAAGGAGTCCGTCAATCCGCCCAGGGATAAGGATGCGTTCGATATCGACGCACTGAAAAAACTGGAAGGCGGGCGATAAAGCGCAGGTAGTATGAAAAGGGCCGGGCGAAAGCCAAATTCCGAAGAGC
Proteins encoded:
- a CDS encoding MgtC/SapB family protein, producing the protein MIDALTGLPLDHPVTVMVRLLVAMLAGFMVGYEREQHFQPAGLRTHMVLALGSCMIMLTSIYIPLDFMKMSPGSDPGRLAAQVISGIGFLGAGAIFRFGFTVRGLTTAASIWTISGVGLAIGAGFYFLGMLSTVLLVVILQFFDRIEDRFFAHKDMRVLTVVINSRLLSPKQVIEQVKRFDISIRSTSVTEDVEAGTTEIVLNCRIDEDFSIRLLFEAIKALDHIKTLRIE